One stretch of Caldinitratiruptor microaerophilus DNA includes these proteins:
- a CDS encoding uracil-xanthine permease family protein, translated as MTAGRVIGYLPQDRPPFGALVSLGFQHVLTMFPATVLVAILTKFDVGVTLFTSGLATIVAVVGSGGRIPLYYGGSFAYIAPVVAVVGASWGGHRVAQVGIVATGLVNILAGLIIQRVGKQALDRVLPPAITGSVAIVIGVALAKAALDMASQNWTIALLTLVATVLFSVYLRGKGLLGMLPVLLGAAVGYLVSLAAGLVDFKPVLEAPLFAMPKFQFPAFTAPGAWQAVLAIAPIAIATIPESTAHLYQISLYIDKLADELGRPRLEVKRLIGLNLVLDGLSDMINGFFGASSGTNYGENNSLMAITRNYSTPVLAAAGVIAMALGFVAKLSALISTLPIFVTGGLAIYLFGVIAMQGVALMQEEKVDLFDPRQLAIGAIILVIGLGGAAMEGGNIPIWGMKLPSIATAAVVGILLNLVFLAFDRRSAGARPGAHAEPAVEAHD; from the coding sequence ATGACAGCGGGCCGGGTGATCGGATACCTGCCGCAGGATCGACCCCCATTCGGGGCGCTTGTCAGCCTTGGATTCCAGCACGTGCTCACCATGTTCCCTGCCACCGTGCTGGTGGCGATCCTCACCAAGTTCGACGTCGGCGTCACCCTGTTCACGTCGGGTCTGGCCACCATCGTCGCTGTCGTGGGGTCGGGCGGCCGGATTCCGCTGTACTACGGAGGCAGCTTCGCCTACATCGCCCCCGTGGTCGCCGTGGTCGGCGCGTCCTGGGGCGGCCACCGCGTCGCGCAGGTGGGCATCGTGGCCACCGGGCTGGTGAACATCCTGGCCGGACTGATCATCCAGAGGGTGGGCAAGCAGGCCCTCGACCGCGTGCTGCCGCCGGCGATCACGGGCTCGGTGGCGATCGTGATCGGGGTGGCCCTGGCCAAGGCGGCTCTCGACATGGCGTCGCAGAACTGGACGATCGCGCTCCTGACGCTGGTGGCCACCGTGCTGTTCTCGGTATACCTGCGGGGCAAGGGGCTCCTCGGCATGTTGCCCGTGCTCCTGGGGGCGGCCGTGGGGTACCTGGTGTCCCTGGCGGCCGGGCTGGTCGACTTCAAGCCCGTGCTCGAGGCGCCCCTGTTCGCCATGCCGAAGTTCCAGTTCCCCGCCTTCACGGCCCCCGGGGCCTGGCAGGCGGTCCTGGCCATCGCGCCCATCGCCATCGCCACCATCCCGGAGAGCACGGCGCACCTGTACCAGATCAGCCTGTACATCGACAAGCTGGCCGACGAGCTGGGCCGGCCACGGCTCGAGGTCAAGCGGCTGATCGGGCTCAACCTCGTCCTGGACGGGCTGTCCGACATGATCAACGGCTTCTTCGGGGCGTCGTCGGGGACCAACTACGGCGAGAACAACAGCCTCATGGCCATCACCCGGAACTACTCTACCCCCGTGCTGGCAGCCGCAGGGGTCATCGCCATGGCGCTCGGGTTCGTGGCCAAGCTCTCGGCCCTCATCTCCACCCTGCCGATCTTCGTCACCGGCGGCCTGGCGATCTACCTCTTCGGGGTCATCGCCATGCAGGGCGTGGCGCTCATGCAGGAGGAGAAGGTGGACCTCTTCGACCCGCGCCAGCTCGCCATCGGGGCGATCATCCTCGTGATCGGGCTCGGCGGCGCTGCCATGGAGGGCGGCAACATCCCGATCTGGGGAATGAAGCTGCCGTCGATTGCCACCGCCGCCGTGGTCGGCATCCTCCTGAACCTCGTCTTCCTCGCATTCGACCGCCGGTCTGCCGGTGCCCGGCCCGGGGCGCACGCCGAGCCGGCCGTGGAAGCGCACGACTGA
- a CDS encoding (2Fe-2S)-binding protein — protein sequence MSTRTIRVRVNGQEYEREVEPRLLLSDFLRHHLGLTGTHVGCEHGVCGACTVLLDGKPVRSCLLFAVQVDGHSVTTVEGLADGDRLHPVQEAFREHHALQCGFCTPGFVVTVAGYLAEHPLPESEEEIRELLSGNLCRCTGYQNIVAAVRDAASRMPEGGERK from the coding sequence GTGAGCACGCGGACGATCCGGGTGCGGGTGAACGGCCAGGAGTACGAGCGCGAGGTGGAGCCGCGCCTTCTCCTGAGCGACTTCCTGCGCCACCACCTCGGGCTCACCGGGACCCACGTGGGTTGCGAGCACGGCGTGTGCGGGGCGTGCACGGTGCTCCTGGACGGCAAGCCGGTGCGCTCCTGCCTCCTGTTCGCCGTGCAGGTGGACGGCCACTCGGTGACGACCGTCGAGGGGCTTGCCGACGGCGACCGGCTGCACCCCGTCCAGGAGGCGTTCCGGGAGCACCATGCGCTTCAGTGCGGGTTCTGCACCCCTGGCTTCGTCGTGACCGTCGCCGGCTACCTGGCCGAGCATCCGCTTCCGGAGAGCGAGGAGGAGATCCGGGAACTCCTCAGCGGCAACCTCTGCCGGTGCACGGGGTACCAGAACATCGTCGCGGCGGTACGTGACGCCGCGTCGCGGATGCCGGAGGGAGGGGAGCGCAAGTGA
- a CDS encoding xanthine dehydrogenase family protein molybdopterin-binding subunit: MSTRYFGQPIRRNEDLRLLTGRGVYVDDISRPDMLHAAVVRSPYAHARIRRIDVARARQMPGVVAVYMADDLGPLNGPLPLLIPHDDLVHGRTQSALVKDKVRHLGEAVAFVVAQDRYLAEDAAEAVEVDYEPLPAVHDLLQALDPAAPRVHDDMPDNVAARIVRNVGDYDAARARADLVLTERLRIDRGTAASMETRGIVAIPEGDGYTMYVSTQAPVALRNGLAGWFGLPQMKLRVIAPDVGGGFGPKVMMFYPEEVLVLFAAMKLRRPVKWIEDRRENFVATTQEREQVHEVEVAVSRDGTLLGLYTRFVHDSGAYTPYGIQVPIITLTTLPGPYRLRNYRVEGTVVYTNKPTVTPYRGAGRPHGVFVMERMMDRIAEALGMDPLAVRRKNFIQPDEFPWDTGLIYQDWAPTRYDSGNYPLLADTLVRLLDLDRVRREQEEARRQGRYVGVGMAFYVEGSGPGPYEGVRVQVEPSGKVLVATGVGTQGQGHFTSFAQVVADQLGVRVEDVHVVTGDTAAMGWGIGTFASRAAVVVGNAAHLAAQAVADKARQVAARLLECSPDDIELADGRARVKGAPARSLSLGEVAFRANPLRGTLQFGEPGLEATRYFSPQQSTFPSGGHAAVVEVDPETAQIRVLRYCVVHDCGTVINPMIVEGQIHGGVAQGIGGVFYEKLVFDENAQLLTSTFMDYLLPTASEVPHIETDHIETPSPLNPLGIKGAGEAGVIPVAAVFAQALEDALRPFGVRVTEMPLSPARLWDMIRKGGGTPPAAGEEVGNETSPREGRQT; this comes from the coding sequence GTGAGCACGCGCTACTTCGGGCAGCCCATCCGGCGCAACGAGGACCTGCGTCTGCTCACCGGGCGCGGCGTGTACGTGGACGACATCTCGCGGCCGGACATGCTCCACGCCGCCGTGGTCCGCAGCCCGTACGCGCACGCCCGCATCCGGCGGATCGACGTGGCGCGCGCCCGGCAGATGCCCGGCGTGGTGGCCGTGTACATGGCGGACGACCTCGGGCCGCTGAACGGGCCGCTCCCGCTCCTCATCCCCCACGACGACCTCGTTCACGGCCGGACTCAGTCCGCCCTCGTGAAGGACAAGGTGCGCCACCTGGGCGAGGCGGTGGCCTTCGTGGTGGCGCAGGACCGTTACCTGGCCGAGGACGCCGCCGAAGCGGTGGAGGTCGACTACGAGCCCCTGCCGGCCGTGCACGACCTGTTGCAGGCGCTGGACCCGGCCGCGCCCCGCGTCCACGACGACATGCCCGACAACGTCGCCGCCCGGATCGTCCGCAACGTGGGCGACTACGACGCCGCCCGGGCCCGGGCGGACCTCGTGCTGACCGAGCGCCTCCGCATCGACCGGGGAACGGCGGCCTCGATGGAGACCCGCGGCATCGTGGCGATCCCAGAAGGCGACGGTTACACGATGTACGTGAGCACGCAGGCGCCGGTCGCGTTGCGGAACGGGCTGGCCGGCTGGTTCGGGCTCCCGCAGATGAAGCTGCGGGTCATCGCCCCGGACGTCGGCGGCGGCTTCGGGCCGAAGGTCATGATGTTCTACCCCGAGGAGGTCCTCGTGCTGTTCGCGGCCATGAAGCTCCGGCGGCCGGTCAAGTGGATCGAGGACCGGCGCGAGAACTTCGTGGCCACCACCCAGGAGCGGGAGCAGGTCCACGAGGTGGAGGTCGCGGTCAGCCGGGACGGGACGCTGCTCGGCCTGTACACGCGGTTCGTCCACGACAGCGGCGCCTACACGCCGTACGGGATCCAGGTGCCGATCATCACCCTTACCACGCTGCCGGGTCCGTACCGCCTGCGCAACTACCGGGTGGAAGGCACGGTGGTGTACACCAACAAGCCGACGGTCACCCCCTACCGCGGGGCCGGGCGCCCGCATGGGGTGTTCGTCATGGAGCGGATGATGGACCGCATCGCCGAGGCGCTCGGGATGGACCCGCTGGCGGTGCGGCGCAAGAACTTCATCCAGCCCGACGAGTTCCCGTGGGACACCGGCCTGATCTACCAGGACTGGGCCCCGACGCGCTACGACAGCGGCAATTACCCGCTCCTGGCCGACACGCTGGTGCGCCTCCTCGACCTGGACCGCGTCCGGCGGGAGCAGGAGGAGGCCCGCCGCCAGGGCCGGTACGTAGGGGTCGGGATGGCGTTCTACGTGGAGGGCTCCGGCCCGGGCCCCTACGAAGGGGTACGGGTCCAGGTGGAGCCCTCCGGGAAGGTGCTCGTCGCCACGGGCGTGGGGACCCAGGGACAGGGGCACTTCACCTCGTTCGCGCAGGTGGTGGCCGACCAGCTCGGCGTGCGGGTGGAGGACGTCCACGTGGTGACCGGGGACACGGCAGCCATGGGGTGGGGGATCGGCACCTTCGCGTCCCGGGCGGCCGTGGTGGTGGGCAACGCCGCCCACCTGGCCGCGCAGGCCGTCGCCGACAAGGCCCGCCAGGTCGCCGCCCGCCTCCTCGAATGCAGCCCGGACGACATCGAGCTGGCCGATGGCCGGGCCCGGGTGAAGGGGGCGCCGGCTCGCTCCCTCTCCCTCGGCGAGGTGGCCTTCCGGGCCAACCCGCTGCGGGGCACGTTGCAGTTCGGCGAGCCGGGGCTGGAGGCGACCCGCTACTTCAGCCCCCAGCAGTCGACCTTCCCGAGCGGCGGCCACGCGGCCGTGGTGGAGGTCGACCCGGAGACGGCGCAGATCCGGGTCCTGCGGTACTGCGTGGTGCACGACTGCGGAACCGTGATCAACCCGATGATCGTCGAGGGGCAGATCCACGGGGGGGTGGCGCAGGGGATCGGCGGCGTGTTCTACGAGAAGCTGGTCTTCGACGAGAACGCCCAGCTGCTGACCTCGACCTTCATGGACTACCTCCTGCCCACTGCCAGCGAGGTGCCCCACATCGAGACCGACCACATCGAGACTCCTTCTCCGCTCAACCCGCTCGGGATCAAGGGGGCCGGCGAAGCCGGGGTCATCCCCGTGGCGGCGGTCTTCGCCCAGGCCCTGGAGGACGCGCTGCGTCCCTTCGGGGTGCGGGTGACCGAGATGCCCCTGAGCCCGGCGCGGCTCTGGGACATGATCCGGAAAGGAGGTGGGACGCCGCCTGCAGCCGGAGAAGAGGTCGGAAACGAGACATCACCGAGGGAAGGGAGGCAAACTTAA